The sequence GAACAGTAGCCTCCTCTTCCACCGCAAGATTCACATAGgcaagaaacctttcacatgtacagagtgtgggaaaagctttataTCTAAAAGCCAGCTCCTCATCCACCACAGGATTCACACAggcgagaaacctttcacatgtacagagtgtgggaaaagcttttcacagaagagTAGTCTCCACATCCACCACAAGATTCACACAGATGAGAAACCTTTCACAtctgcagagtgtgggaaacaattcattaAAAAGGACCACCTCCTCCAacatgagaggattcacacaagggagaaacctttcacatgtacagaatgtGGGGAAAGCTTTTTATTTAAGTATATCCTTCTCGGCCACTACAAGAATCACACAGGCAAGAAACCTTTCacttgtacagagtgtgggaataGCTTTGCACGGAAGACTAGTCTCCACAGCCACCACAAGATTCACACAggtgagaaacctttcacatgtacagagtgcggGAAAAGCTTTTCATGCAAGAAAAGTCTCCACATTCACCACAGGATTCACACAggtgagaaacctttcacatgttcagagtgtgggaaacaattcattaCAAAGTCCCACCTCCTCAGCCACGAGACGATTCACACAGATGAGAaaactttcacatgtacagagtgtgggaaaagcttttcatgCAAGAGAAGTCTCCACATTCACCACAAGATTCACACAGGTGAGAAAcccttcacatgttcagagtgtgggaaacaattcactaAAAGTGACCACCTCCTCAGACacgagaggattcacacaggtgagaaacctttcacatgtacagagtgtggaaaaagctttGCACGGAAGACTGGTCTCCTCAAGCACAACAAGATTCACACAGGtgagaaaccttacacatgtacagagtgtgggaaacaattcattaCAA comes from Ascaphus truei isolate aAscTru1 chromosome 4, aAscTru1.hap1, whole genome shotgun sequence and encodes:
- the LOC142492506 gene encoding uncharacterized protein LOC142492506, whose translation is MDTGSNHREQQGADNCLNEEQIWSSTMSRSWLTPCSPEVPKTNDSCHTLDTCKEPVPHDGEFKGLVPHTAQTDWSSKRYERNSRSRGAQLFVCCECGKSFSRNSVNTSEQHFTCTDCGKRFSLKGKVHPNQKNHKAEKRFNCTECGKSFLRKSQLLRHHKIHTSVKPFTCTECEKSFSWKSQLLSHQKVHTDEKPFTCTECGKHFSWNSSLLFHRKIHIGKKPFTCTECGKSFISKSQLLIHHRIHTGEKPFTCTECGKSFSQKSSLHIHHKIHTDEKPFTSAECGKQFIKKDHLLQHERIHTREKPFTCTECGESFLFKYILLGHYKNHTGKKPFTCTECGNSFARKTSLHSHHKIHTGEKPFTCTECGKSFSCKKSLHIHHRIHTGEKPFTCSECGKQFITKSHLLSHETIHTDEKTFTCTECGKSFSCKRSLHIHHKIHTGEKPFTCSECGKQFTKSDHLLRHERIHTGEKPFTCTECGKSFARKTGLLKHNKIHTGEKPYTCTECGKQFITKSHLLKHERIHTGEKPFTCTECGKQFMTKSHLFRHERIHTGEKPFTCTECGKSFARMTGLLNHNKIRTGEKPFTCPSPLMLLPQ